The Miscanthus floridulus cultivar M001 chromosome 7, ASM1932011v1, whole genome shotgun sequence genome includes a region encoding these proteins:
- the LOC136466038 gene encoding uncharacterized protein has product MVGKGSPKLNMIARASPKLHRFLGTTSGIKKKASPKCSKAKKTGGSPRVVKQRVDWNPALEKSLVDILHEYKDSGYRGDNGWTPEGWNKMVKEFHLRNKYVNYTKSQIQDKEGQLKKDYRMLKEARRQSGATWNEDRHMVEGSPSMWDNLEITFPKIRKFRNSKARFPLFDALGELYDGHLVEGTYNLTSLEPPQEEAPLRQIHDVDDLDNIEVHEVLDEDDSITEIQEEASEVVAVKRNEQRGSLSRDEENEVVAIERSRQRKTTTTTSSKKHEKEEKRPKKGERIEEMMGRYLDMRTKQVQDESVDLAKEKEVAQGLQCEKAVVDLDLLGEEIRADGGLLLHAELVVDDRDKFGGAPELGKKLAGLEEDAGGGGGGGAGTGGRRRCSDTGAVDVRFCGQKNPCATR; this is encoded by the exons ATGGTTGGAAAAGGCTCCCCGAAGCTCAATATGATTGCAAGGGCGTCACCAAAGTTGCACCGGTTCTTGGGTACAACAAGTGGTATTAAAAAGAAGGCTTCTCCTAAATGCAGTAAGGCAAAGAAGACTGGAGGTTCTCCGAGAG TAGTAAAGCAAAGAGTGGACTGGAATCCGGCCCTTGAGAAGTCCCTAGTAGACATTCTCCATGAGTATAAAGATAGTGGCTACAGAGGTGACAACGGATGGACCCCTGAAGGGTGGAATAAAATGGTGAAGGAGTTCCATCTGAGGAACAAGTATGTCAACTACACAAAGAGTCAGATTCAAGACAAAGAAGGACAGCTAAAGAAAGACTATAGGATGCTCAAAGAGGCAAGGAGGCAGAGTGGGGCCACCTGGAATGAAGATAGGCATATGGTTGAAGGATCACCATCTATGTGGGATAACCTTGAAATT ACATTCCCTAAAATTAGGAAGTTCCGCAACAGTAAGGCAAGATTTCCACTATTTGATGCTTTGGGAGAGCTTTATGATG GTCATTTGGTTGAAGGTACTTACAATCTGACTTCTCTTGAGCCACCACAAGAGGAAGCACCACTTCGACAAATTCATGATGTAGATGACTTGGACAACATTGAGGTTCATGAAGTACTAGATGAAGATGATTCAATCACTGAGATACAAGAGGAAGCAAGTGAGGTTGTAGCTGTTAAAAGAAATGAACAACGAGGTTCTCTGTcacgagatgaagaaaatgaggtCGTAGCTATTGAAAGAAGCAGGCAGCGaaaaactactactactacatcaAGCAAAAAAcatgaaaaggaagaaaagagacCTAAGAAGGGTGAAAGGATTGAAGAAATGATGGGGAGATACCTAGATATGAGGACTAAGCAAGTACAAGATGAGTCTGTAGATCTAGCCAAAGAAAAGGAGGTTGCTCAAG GCCTGCAATGTGAAAAGGCAGTCGTCGatctggacctccttggtgaggaAATCCGCGCCGATGGTGGCCTTCTACTACATGCTGAACTTGTTGTTGAC gacagaGACAAATTTGGTGGCGCGCCAGAGTTGGGGAAGAAGCTCGCCGGACTTGAGGAAGAtgccgggggcggcggcggcggcggcgcggggacggGCGGGCGCAGGCGCTGCAGCGACACGGGCGCGGTGGACGTGCGGTTCTGTGGCCAAAAAAATCCATGTGCCACCAGGTGA